Proteins from a single region of Neodiprion virginianus isolate iyNeoVirg1 chromosome 4, iyNeoVirg1.1, whole genome shotgun sequence:
- the LOC124303994 gene encoding regucalcin-like isoform X1, which yields MQSHSTVFIFGIILLPFVALASPDELSNPRDQECVQISKVVTVEQVTEPVQHAEGPHWSYQSQTLIFVDIHAQRIYHLNTVTGKLTFAYIANGPVGFAIPVESSPDQFIAGSGTDLVLVTWDSETNSSNPEIELLFTVDRDRNGTRFNDAKCDSHGRLWAGTMGLESSAGDIVLHQASLYRITSDLVPERVIVPVSLSNGLTWNHGNNKFYYIDTPTHQIAAYDFDANIGNISNKRIAFDLEKHNIGGHPDGMTIDTNDNLWIAVYGGRHILNIDPVEGRLLRAIEIPADKVTSLMFGSPSMDILYVTTSRYGMTDAEITTQPRAGCVFAVKGLGVKGYPANTFTRNGTSS from the exons ATGCAATCTCACAGTACAGTGTTTATCTTCGGTATAATTCTTCTACCATTCGTTGCACTTGCCTCCCCAGATGAACT ATCAAATCCAAGGGATCAAGAATgcgttcaaatttcaaaagtaGTTACAGTGGAACAGGTCACTGAACCAGTACAGCATGCAGAAGGGCCTCACTGGAGTTATCAATCCCAAACATTGATCTTTGTTGATATTCATGCACAGAGGATTTATCACTTGAACACAGTAACAGGAAAATTGACATTTGCTTATATAG cCAATGGTCCAGTCGGATTTGCAATTCCCGTTGAATCTTCGCCGGACCAATTCATAGCAGGATCTGGAACGGATCTTGTGCTTGTTACATGGGATTCTGAAACTAATTCATCCAATCCTGAAATTGAACTTTTGTTCACCGTCGATCGTGATCGCAATGGAACTCGTTTCAATGATGCAAAATGCGACTCACATGGCCGCCTATGGGCTG GAACTATGGGACTAGAAAGTTCAGCTGGTGATATTGTGCTTCATCAAGCATCGTTGTATCGGATAACGTCTGATTTAGTTCCTGAGAGAGTCATCGTACCAGTGAGCCTCAGTAATGGTCTAACATGGAACCATGGaaacaacaaattttattacattgaTACTCCAACGCATCAAATTGCTGCTTATGACTTCGATGCTAATATAGGAAACATTT CAAACAAACGGATCGCATTTGATCTAGAAAAACATAACATCGGTGGTCATCCTGATGGTATGACCATCGATACTAACGACAATCTGTGGATAGCAGTATACGGTGGAAGACAT ATACTTAACATCGATCCAGTCGAAGGTAGATTGCTTCGAGCCATTGAAATTCCAGCTGACAAAGTGACAAGTCTAATGTTTGGTAGTCCTTCGATGGATATCTTATATGTGACGACTTCTCGGTACGGCATGACAGATGCTGAAATTACAACTCAGCCGAGGGCTGGCTGTGTTTTTGCAGTAAAAGGCTTGGGAGTCAAGGGTTACCCAGCAAACACATTCACCCGAAATGGAACAAGTtcttaa
- the LOC124303994 gene encoding regucalcin-like isoform X2: MNSNGPVGFAIPVESSPDQFIAGSGTDLVLVTWDSETNSSNPEIELLFTVDRDRNGTRFNDAKCDSHGRLWAGTMGLESSAGDIVLHQASLYRITSDLVPERVIVPVSLSNGLTWNHGNNKFYYIDTPTHQIAAYDFDANIGNISNKRIAFDLEKHNIGGHPDGMTIDTNDNLWIAVYGGRHILNIDPVEGRLLRAIEIPADKVTSLMFGSPSMDILYVTTSRYGMTDAEITTQPRAGCVFAVKGLGVKGYPANTFTRNGTSS; encoded by the exons ATGAACT cCAATGGTCCAGTCGGATTTGCAATTCCCGTTGAATCTTCGCCGGACCAATTCATAGCAGGATCTGGAACGGATCTTGTGCTTGTTACATGGGATTCTGAAACTAATTCATCCAATCCTGAAATTGAACTTTTGTTCACCGTCGATCGTGATCGCAATGGAACTCGTTTCAATGATGCAAAATGCGACTCACATGGCCGCCTATGGGCTG GAACTATGGGACTAGAAAGTTCAGCTGGTGATATTGTGCTTCATCAAGCATCGTTGTATCGGATAACGTCTGATTTAGTTCCTGAGAGAGTCATCGTACCAGTGAGCCTCAGTAATGGTCTAACATGGAACCATGGaaacaacaaattttattacattgaTACTCCAACGCATCAAATTGCTGCTTATGACTTCGATGCTAATATAGGAAACATTT CAAACAAACGGATCGCATTTGATCTAGAAAAACATAACATCGGTGGTCATCCTGATGGTATGACCATCGATACTAACGACAATCTGTGGATAGCAGTATACGGTGGAAGACAT ATACTTAACATCGATCCAGTCGAAGGTAGATTGCTTCGAGCCATTGAAATTCCAGCTGACAAAGTGACAAGTCTAATGTTTGGTAGTCCTTCGATGGATATCTTATATGTGACGACTTCTCGGTACGGCATGACAGATGCTGAAATTACAACTCAGCCGAGGGCTGGCTGTGTTTTTGCAGTAAAAGGCTTGGGAGTCAAGGGTTACCCAGCAAACACATTCACCCGAAATGGAACAAGTtcttaa